ATAATCAAATCGCAACACACATCGATCACGTCATAATTGAGAAAGGTCGATACAGTCTGACTTCCCAAACGCTTACAAACGTGGTAATTAAGCTACCACGCCTCAACCCGCAAGAAGAGTTTCATAGGCCACAATATTGGTCTGCATCCCCCCAAGAAAGCTTTAATCACATATATCATCTTTCTATATTTAAGTACCATGACCCTTCAACCAATTCACAACGGTGTTCATAACATGTGTTGttgattagaaacaaaaaattacagtgtctataagaaaatatttataacgttttttttttatcatatcaCAAACTgaaaatgattagaaaacaaGGCAACACCGCACGTGTATCAAAGACAAACAACTCGCCGTCACGACCCGCTACTGAGTCCGACCCAAACCCGATTCTATCATCAACCCGACCCGCTATCACCCGACAAATCATCATCGCCTTCCTTCCTCCGCCACTTCCGCCGCTCACGTACGCTTCACCGCTTCCCGAAAACGTACACACAGCCTGACCTTTCCCGCCGGAGAAAATACACGCGCCGCCATTAAACCCATCCGCAACCGGATAAAACCTCATCATCTCGTTGCCGTCAGCCAAACACCGCGCGTCCTCCTCCTCGCACGTGCCTACGTTTAAACCAGCACGTGACTTCACAACCTCTCGGTACTCCTCGAACCGGGTCACAGTCCTCGACCCGTTTTCCACTTTGAATATGATCTCTATCCGACCCGGAAACTCGTTGGAGCTCCAGCTTGACTGGAATATGATCTCCACTACGTTCCTTGACGGGTGGCCATCGGGCAGTTCGGTCAGCGTTTCGGATGCGCGGGCAGATTTGCTCCTTCGGGTTCGGGTTTGCGGGTTAAGAAGCTCTGTTTCGGTTCGACAAGACTTCAAACGCCTTAGGTTCTGGTCTGGTTTCGGGTTTTTCTTACCTAATAATCGTGTATCGATCACGTCTTTGACGCAATGTGAGCTCTTTCGACTACAACCGTAACTCGACGAGATTAGTGGTTTAGTTTTGAAGTTACAGACATCATCGAACGCTTTTGATTTGCATTGCAATGACTTGATCCACCCGTTTGGCATGTTCGTTGTTATCGGTTCCTGATTTTTATCGTCTTgttgtctctttttctctcttcataAGTAAAGTAAAGTTGTAAAACTATGAAGGAACAATACCCGCGAGCGTTTTATTATGATCAGCAATTACGAATTTACCATTTTCTTTATCTACTAGGCTTGGCCCATGTTAACGTGGTggtgggtatatatatatatatataatcaatagaaaaatatgttaatatttTGGTGGTGACTAAGATCATATAAGTTGATTTTGTGAATGTTCAATTGATTTTTAGATTTGTATGTAGGTTGTGTATACATGCGACtgatttgaatttgatgagAGTTAGGGattttatttatggtttctATAAAAGTTACTGGAGTAGTAGTATTGAAGAAGGGAATTTATGATTAGAAGAGGCCTGCCTGAGTGAGAAGAGAAGGGTTAGGTgaaaaagcaatttttttttttttttttacattaaatgaGGAAAGCAAATTTGACGTAGTGTTTCCTGTTAACGTATCAAGAACTGAATGGTTTTAAGTGTTGTGTCGGATGTTATTTATTGAGatattgacaaataataaatacGAATCCGAGTCATTTTACTGTAGTGTAACAACAAGGTAAGGGGAATCAGTAGGAGTAGGACCAATTCTAATGTTTTCACTCTAATGTTTTCTGAACATTTACTTCATATTGTATAGTACTTATATAAGTATGGTAAATATGCTTAAATAACAAATTGGGGATATTTATTGCGATAATTTCAACCAACGACAAAGTTATGTTCGATTTTGCAGTTGCTAGCGATAATAATCAATAGTTATGATGTGTTCAGTTTACAGTTTGCTAACGACGATAAAATCGGGTTGGTTGATTCAAAATTTACACTGATGATAAATATACATTTGTCACCAAAATATATCAGTGAACTAACAACTACAAAATAAGAAGATTTAGTCTCTTTTGTCACTACCAAATTAATAACTtagtgaaacaaacaaaaaatatgttgcTAGTGTTCTATATAGCTAATTTATGAAACTAATAGTGACTGAATCCCTGTATCTATTATTATCTATATGGGCTTAATAACAAAAGGCCCAATATAAATGTCTCCAGTTTCATGGATATTTTTCTCCTCACAGGAAGCGATGTCGTTTCCTTAGACTCGgtttcataattaaaaaaaaatttctaatctCTTCCGTTATCCTGATAAACGTCGTCGTTTCATATTAGACTCAAATCTCTAACGATAGTTATGTCGCCGGCGATTTTCGTCGGTCCAATCTTAGCGGTGGACGCCGCCGTATCTCGCGCAATTCACACGGCGGCGAAACCATTCCTCCCAccgtttcttctcctcctcctcgaaATCTCAGCTGATTTCAGATTCTCCTTCCCCGTATCACTTTCCCTACTCCTCTCCCCTCCATTACGCTCTTTCCTCGTCCCATTCCTCCTCGGCCTCCTCTTCGATCTAATCTTCGTCGGACTCGTGAAATTAATCTTCCGTCGTGCTCGTCCCGCTTACAATCACCCTTCAATGTCCGCCGCTGTATCAGCTGATCACTATTCCTTTCCCTCAGGCCACGCTTCTCGCGTCTTCTTCGTTGCTGCATCTGTTCACTTCTTCTCAGCTGTTGTAGAAGCTCCCATGGTTGGTCCAACCTACTCTTTTTTAGATGGATGGATCAGAGATCATAACGATGGCGTTGTGAAGGGAGAGGTTGTGGTGGCTGTATGGATCTGGGCAACATTGACTGCGATCTCTAGGATTCTATTAGGGAGACATTACGTTCTCGATGTAGCTGCTGGTGCTTGCTTAGGGATTCTTGAAGCTCTCTTTGCTCTTCGATTTCTGAGATTTGATGAATTGATCTTTGGAaggtaagaaaacaaaaaagtatccaaaaatgttgttgttggtttcaaCAAATTGTTATGTAATTGTTGTGAGtttgaaattgttttgattACATTTGAGAACAAGAATTGTATTGTTCATGAATCAAAGATtgttcctttttgtttcacagtcGTATGAAATCTTGTGTTATATCATCCTTAATGTGAGTAATGAGAGATCTTATGCACTTGTAATGTTATTGAGCTAGGCCTGCAAAGTGTGAAAGGCTACACCTTTGCCTTTCACATTGATGTTATTGATATCTGAATATGGTTTGAGATCATCTTTGAACCAATGAGCTGtttgaaacaaatcaacaatgAACTTGTGGATGAATGTAATCTTCTTAGCTTACTTTGTGCAGATGTTACCATGTTCTTTCTATGTAActtctctttgttgtttttgcttTCGAGTTATGAAAAGATAAAATTGAGGGAAAAAGCACTGGCATGTGGAATGTTGCTAATGAGAGACCATGACTGATTGATTAGATGTTTTTCGTTACTGTTAAACATGTTATGCTTGCCAATATCTGTGGTTCCTCTGCGTTTTGGGAATATTTACTACCTTGTGAGTTGGTTTCTATTTCTTTGCTCTCTTTCTTAGTGTAGCCAGCATGTTCTGTACTATGTTACAGAGTCTTTCGTTATCGTCAGAAAGAAAACCGTTGCTACATTTCCCAAGAATCATATTATCTCTTTCAACCGATGCCTTCGCCTTGTTGGATATATACTTTTGCAAGCTCAGTCACAGGTTTTCACTCGAATCTCTGCCTCTTCATGTTGCCGTTGGTTTGCTAATCTCATATTTTGTCTTAGGTCGGTGAAAGTTATGCATATGCTAGGCATGGGTTTATAGGGTATCAGTTATAACAGGTAATCTTAGTACATCAAAGGTTCAGTAGTAACTTAGAATGTTTAAGGTTGCAGGAGATGCGTGTGAAATTGGACCCACCCTGCAGTATGTAAGAGGCTGTCCTCTACGATCGTGGAGCAAACTGGGTGggagatattatttttttaaatagctaTAATTGAAGCTTGAATGAAAGGTccaagattgtttttttcttgagtaGCTTTTTCACCTTCTAATTATTCCtctacttttttaattttttttttgtgaaatgtagAAGATGGGTATGAATGTGATTGATTGACTGTGACATCATAAACTTGCTAAATTATCGCTGACAGAATTTGTTATGTGTCAGCTGTTTCTGCAGCAATTCCTGCAGGAAACTCTGTTGATTAGACTGAGAAAACAGAGCCAAAGCTTAGATGGCAAGGAGGTGTAAAGTCCCGATCTGAAAATTCAGTTGACATGACTCTCTCACGGTAACAATCTCTTTTTCTAAGATNNNNNNNNNNNNNNNNNNNNNNNNNNNNNNNNNNNNNNNNNNNNNNNNNNNNNNNNNNNNNNNNNNNNNNNNNNNNNNNNNNNNNNNNNNNNNNNNNNNNNNNNNNNNNNNNNNNNNNNNNNNNNNNNNNNNNNNNNNNNNNNNNNNNNNNNNNNNNNNNNNNNNNNNNNNNNNNNNNNNNNNNNNNNNNNNNNNNNNNNNNNNNNNNNNNNNNNNNNNNNNNNNNNNNNNNNNNNNNNNNNNNNNNNNNNNNNNNNNNNNNNNNNNNNNNNNNNNNNNNNNNNNNNNNNNNNNNNNNNNNNNNNNNNNNNNNNNNNNNNNNNNNNNNNNNNNNNNNNNNNNNNNNNNNNNNNNNNNNNNNNNNNNNNNNNNNNNNNNNNNNNNNNNNNNNNNNNNNNNNNNNNNNNNNNNNNNNNNNNNNNNNNNNNNNNNNNNNNNNNNNNNNNNNNNNNNNNNNNNNNNNNNNNNNNNNNNNNNNNNNNNNNNNNNNNNNNNNNNNNNNNNNNNNNNNNNNNNNNNNNNNNNNNNNNNNNNNNNNNNNNNNNNNNNNNNNNNNNNNNNNNNNNNNNNNNNNNNNNNNNNNNNNNNNNNNNNNNNNNNNNNNNNNNNNNNNNNNNNNNNNNNNNNNNNNNNNNNNNNNNNNNNNNNNNNNNNNNNNNNNNNNNNNNNNNNNNNNNNNNNNNNNNNNNNNNNNNNNNNNNNNNNNNNNNNNNNNNNNNNNNNNNNNNNNNNNNNNNNNNNNNNNNNNNNNNNNNNNNNNNNNNNNNNNNNNNNNNNNNNNNNNNNNNNNNNNNNNNNNNNNNNNNNNNNNNNNNNNNNNNNNNNNNNNNNNNNNNNNNNNNNNNNNNNNNNNNNNNNNNNNNNNNNNNNNNNNNNNNNNNNNNNNNNNNNNNNNNNNNNNNNNNNNNNNNNNNNNNNNNNNNNNNNNNNNNNNNNNNNNNNNNNNNNNNNNNNNNNNNNNNNNNNNNNNNNNNNNNNNNNNNNNNNNNNNNNNNNNNNNNNNNNNNNNNNNNNNNNNNNNNNNNNNNNNNNNNNNNNNNNNNNNNNNNNNNNNNNNNNNNNNNNNNNNNNNNNNNNNNNNNNNNNNNNNNNNNNNNNNNNNNNNNNNNNNNNNNNNNNNNNNNNNNNNNNNNNNNNNNNNNNNNNNNNNNNNNNNNNNNNNNNNNNNNNNNNNNNNNNNNNNNNNNNNNNNNNNNNNNNNNNNNNNNNNNNNNNNNNNNNNNNNNNNNNNNNNNNNNNNNNNNNNNNNNNNNNNNNNNNNNNNNNNNNNNNNNNNNNNNNNNNNNNNNNNNNNNNNNNNNNNNNNNNNNNNNNNNNNNNNNNNNNNNNNNNNNNNNNNNNNNNNNNNNNNNNNNNNNNNNNNNNNNNNNNNNNNNNNNNNNNNNNNNNNNNNNNNNNNNNNNNNNNNNNNNNNNNNNNNNNNNNNNNNNNNNNNNNNNNNNNNNNNNNNNNNNNNNNNNNNNNNNNNNNNNNNNNNNNNNNNNNNNNNNNNNNNNNNNNNNNNNNNNNNNNNNNNNNNNNNNNNNNNNNNNNNNNNNNNNNNNNNNNNNNNNNNNNNNNNNNNNNNNNNNNNNNNNNNNNNNNNNNNNNNNNNNNNNNNNNNNNNNNNNNNNNNNNNNNNNNNNNNNNNNNNNNNNNNNNNNNNNNNNNNNNNNNNNNNNNNNNNNNNNNNNNNNNNNNNNNNNNNNNNNNNNNNNNNNNNNNNNNNNNNNNNNNNNNNNNNNNNNNNNNNNNNNNNNNNNNNNNNNNNNNNNNNNNNNNNNNNNNNNNNNNNNNNNNNNNNNNNNNNNNNNNNNNNNNNNNNNNNNNNNNNNNNNNNNNNNNNNNNNNNNNNNNNNNNNNNNNNNNNNNNNNNNNNNNNNNNNNNNNNNNNNNNNNNNNNNNNNNNNNNNNNNNNNNNNNNNNNNNNNNNNNNNNNNNNNNNNNNNNNNNNNNNNNNNNNNNNNNNNNNNNNNNNNNNNNNNNNNNNNNNNNNNNNNNNNNNNNNNNNNNNNNNNNNNNNNNNNNNNNNNNNNNNNNNNNNNNNNNNNNNNNNNNNNNNNNNNNNNNNNNNNNNNNNNNNNNNNNNNNNNNNNNNNNNNNNNNNNNNNNNNNNNNNNNNNNNNNNNNNNNNNNNNNNNNNNNNNNNNNNNNNNNNNNNNNNNNNNNNNNNNNNNNNNNNNNNNNNNNNNNNNNNNNNNNNNNNNNNNNNNNNNNNNNNNNNNNNNNNNNNNNNNNNNNNNNNNNNNNNNNNNNNNNNNNNNNNNNNNNNNNNNNNNNNNNNNNNNNNNNNNNNNNNNNNNNNNNNNNNNNNNNNNNNNNNNNNNNNNNNNNNNNNNNNNNNNNNNNNNNNNNNNNNNNNNNNNNNNNNTAATGAGAGACCATGACTGATTGATTAGATGTTTTTCGTTACTGTTAAACATGTTATGCTTGCCAATATCTGTGGTTCCTCTGCGTTTTGGGAATATTTACTACCTTGTGAGTTGGTTTCTATTTCTTTGCTCTCTTTCTTAGTGTAGCCAGCATGTTCTGTACTATGTTACAGAGTCTTTCGTTATCGTCAGAAAGAAAACCGTTGCTACATTTCCCAAGAATCATATTATCTCTTTCAACCGATGCCTTCGCCTTGTTGGATATATACTTTTGCAAGCTCAGTCACAGGTTTTCACTCGAATCTCTGCCTCTTCATGTTGCCGTTGGTTTGCTAATCTCATATTTTGTCTTAGGTCGGTGAAAGTTATGCATATGCTAGGCATGGGTTTATAGGGTATCAGTTATAACAGGTAATCTTAGTACATCAAAGGTTCAGTAGTAACTTAGAATGTTTAAGGTTGCAGGAGATGCGTGTGAAATTGGACCCACCCTGCAGTATGTAAGAGGCTGTCCTCTACGATCGTGGAGCAAACTGGGTGggagatattatttttttaaatagctaTAATTGAAGCTTGAATGAAAGGTccaagattgtttttttcttgagtaGCTTTTTCACCTTCTAATTATTCCtctacttttttaattttttttttgtgaaatgtagAAGATGGGTATGAATGTGATTGATTGACTGTGACATCATAAACTTGCTAAATTATCGCTGACAGAATTTGTTATGTGTCAGCTGTTTCTGCAGCAATTCCTGCAGGAAACTCTGTTGATTAGACTGAGAAAACAGAGCCAAAGCTTAGATGGCAAGGAGGTGTAAAGTCCCGATCTGAAAATTCAGTTGACATGACTCTCTCACGGTAACAATCTCTTTTTCTAAGATTTAACCACCATATTGCTTCTTTGATTGGGTTCTTGATGCTATCCAAATAAACCCGATACCAGAACCAACCGGGTTATGAGTTTGGAGTGAGAGTATGAATGTGTTATGAATTATGGGATTGGTATGTGTTGTTTACCTTGGATTGGTTCCTGTCATCATTTATGAGAGGGTGTGTAATGAATTATGGGATTGGtatgtgttgttttctttggtgTTATGTATGCTGCAAAAGTAGAGGCACACAAAGTAGGATGGTACATCAAGAACAATGCCCACCATTGGAAAACTTTGATTAATGAGTTCACATGGTTCTCTCCTGTAGATAAAACAAGGACATACCTTGTTTCAACCTTAATGATCACTCTTAGTTTTTTTGTGGCTACCAAACAAAACCTCTTTTAATATTTCAGTGTCTCCTCATCAGACCCTACCACCATTTTGAGCACGCGGCGTAGTAGTTTTTTGACCAACAAAAAGGGAACTGGAACAGCCCCAGTTTTATGATTAGCAAAAGAGAGTGTGATTAGCAAACTGATAAATCAAACACTGTAAAAGATAAAGGAGTGATATTTGAGTTGAGAGGTGGTGATGGAACATTGTAGCAGTGAATCTCCTTTTACAtctgagagtggcagagggTTGAAAGGGGTCTGGTCTGGTCATCTCTTTGTTACCATATTTGAGGTGAATTATTGTTGTACTAGAGTTTCTTATTTCTGCCCTAAATTTTGCAAGTCAAGCACTCCCCCTGTGACTGTGACCTAGCTCAGGTAAAAAAGTGGATCTGAAGCTAGAGAGGTCTGATGCTGTTTCTGAGTTCATCATTATCATGTCCTGCACTAACATcccaaaaaaaggaagagaaatttgtttgaaaagaaattttgaTTGAGTACTTTTTATTAGAAATTCTGAAAGAGAAGAGGATATTACCAACAACACACACTCATACACCTATAAGAAATAACTTTCTTCTTATGTTTCTTTTGGGGCTTTGTTTCATATTCTTTTGTgaaagttgaattttttttacttctaatTTGTGACATTATAATTGCAGGTTAGGAGGAGGTTTAACAGCAGGAATTGGATTCAAATATTGGTAtttttggtattaaaaaaaaactgaaatttctttttttttgggggttcaTTGTGGGTTGTCCTCCACTTTCTAGTTTTCTATGGCACTCGTGTTCTCATAAACTGTgtatatttgttaaataataagaaaatatagagATAAAACTTATAAAGGACCactgagagagagattggatTTTACAATATAGCAAAGGGAACCTGAagcacagaaaaagaaaaaggtcagATGTGATGACAGACATATATTACACTTCTCTTTTAACTTTAATCTATGTTTCATATCTTTAccaaattattcattttataacagaagaaaaaaaaatggatgcaATCTTGACCGGATAAAAACTACAATTACACCAAATTCTCTTCTAACAATCTTTTCATCTATAATtagttgtgacttgtgaatGAAGATGAATCTTACAACAAGAGAGTGGTTGATTATTTGGGGAATTGGAAAATGTAGTAATTCAATTTTGGGATCCAAAAGCATATTCTTCAATTGTATATAGTTTCATACATAATTGAATATTTGGAAAATGTAACGTATTTCTTAAGAAAAGTGCTCTGGAGAACTTTTAAAgggttattgtttttttaaatgttaaaccattatttgtaagaaaattggAAACTACAAAACAGTATCTTTATTCATTGCTCAGTTTTATTTCCTTCTTCAAAGCCACGCAAGTGGCACAAATCCGTACATAAACATTTAATATGagaatctttttttctctcctaaCATTTTacatagtaaaaataaataaaaaactgtgTATACTATTCTTGATTTGGATTAATGctggaaaaaaattaataataaagaCTGTGTATATActattcttgatttttgttataTCCTTCAACAATATCGAGAAGGCAATCTTTTTATTTAGAGGTAAACACCATTTTCACTAGTTTGGTAGTCGTCAAAAAAATCTACGACCATCTTCTGAAAGTCCAACAATAGTTCACAAAATGCTTCCAACTcggaaaatgaaatatgaatgaagaagtgtattatattatacactccaaaccacatatatatagtaagagaAAAATGGAattgcaaataaaaatataagagcTGATTGggatataagtatataaccatCTTACATCCACATGTgacaaactaaatatatttctttaattttgttatgtttttttttttttgatataagcTAATACTATactacttatttattttataaaataaacatatcaCAACGGGTCGGTTACAATAATAAATGGTGCAATCAAGCAAAAGTTAGAATGTTCTATCGGTTAGACTCACTTGCACTAACTATTTAATCTAAAGTTGGTTAATAAAAAAGGCAAAAGTCTAGCTACAACCATAATCAATTAACTCTATAACAAAGGAGAGAACACACAATCGAAAACGGCAGTTAGCTATTTTGGTTATCAAGAAAAATTCCAAGTTGAATGTTTTAGTAGTTAGTTTGATAGACTCAAAGTTTCTATGTTAACTATATACACGATTAAAGTTATAAAGCTGTAAGATATTGAAAAACATGTAGATGCAGATGGAGTCGTCCTTTATCAGGTGTAAATTGAGTTATTATCTCAATAACGTTttgaatatatgaatatatctgTCTGTGTAGTCGATATATACTAAACTTAGTACTACACTTAATTCAATATAAATAGCAAAAGactgataattttttttttcttttttgttttatcttgatAATTCTCAAATGTAATTGTACATAATGCTGTTATACATATGTACGTAATAcagatataaaatttaaaaacgaACGTAAAGAACTTGTGAATGAAAAGTTAAGCAAAATATCACGTTAAGCCTTTGCGAgttgttaaaagaaaagaaaaacagaaatgatCCCAGCTGCTTCGTATCTTCTTAACTATCTTACTATTTTAAGATATATACATTCTcaagtttataatttatgagATTATTATAATACATCTTGGAAGTTGTAACACTGACGAGAATACGATAGTAGAACTCATAAAGTGATTACAAAAGAATGAATAATAATTCATTGCAAAAATAAGCTATTCACAGCTTGGTGGTTATATATTGaacttgtatttttttaataaatataaccGAGTGGGGGTGGATGAGTGTGTAATGTTGAGTACTTATGAAACATGGATTTGATATGCAAGCTTTCTTTGTGtattccattttcttctcttcttgacCCACGTTTTTTGCTTATTATTTATCTCAATAATCTCTTTCCTCCCATTgtaattttcttgtaaaattttcacattttaattaataattacgCTTCATTGGATtcctttattttaattttcaaattcaaGATCTATGACACTTTAGTCATTCGATGTCTTGCTTTGGACGTCATTTACATCATACAAGATATTTCATGCAATTATTATATTAGCTTAGGTTTTACACACACCAAAAAATTTCTAGTGTGTGGCAGAATCCAA
The sequence above is a segment of the Camelina sativa cultivar DH55 chromosome 10, Cs, whole genome shotgun sequence genome. Coding sequences within it:
- the LOC104718060 gene encoding uncharacterized protein LOC104718060: MPNGWIKSLQCKSKAFDDVCNFKTKPLISSSYGCSRKSSHCVKDVIDTRLLGKKNPKPDQNLRRLKSCRTETELLNPQTRTRRSKSARASETLTELPDGHPSRNVVEIIFQSSWSSNEFPGRIEIIFKVENGSRTVTRFEEYREVVKSRAGLNVGTCEEEDARCLADGNEMMRFYPVADGFNGGACIFSGGKGQAVCTFSGSGEAYVSGGSGGGRKAMMICRVIAGRVDDRIGFGSDSVAGRDGELFVFDTRAVLPCFLIIFSL
- the LOC104718061 gene encoding probable lipid phosphate phosphatase beta isoform X2; this translates as MSPAIFVGPILAVDAAVSRAIHTAAKPFLPPFLLLLLEISADFRFSFPVSLSLLLSPPLRSFLVPFLLGLLFDLIFVGLVKLIFRRARPAYNHPSMSAAVSADHYSFPSGHASRVFFVAASVHFFSAVVEAPMVGPTYSFLDGWIRDHNDGVVKGEVVVAVWIWATLTAISRILLGRHYVLDVAAGACLGILEALFALRFLRFDELIFGSVASMFCTMLQSLSLSSERKPLLHFPRIILSLSTDAFALLDIYFCKLSHSCFCSNSCRKLC
- the LOC104718061 gene encoding probable lipid phosphate phosphatase beta isoform X1, which codes for MSPAIFVGPILAVDAAVSRAIHTAAKPFLPPFLLLLLEISADFRFSFPVSLSLLLSPPLRSFLVPFLLGLLFDLIFVGLVKLIFRRARPAYNHPSMSAAVSADHYSFPSGHASRVFFVAASVHFFSAVVEAPMVGPTYSFLDGWIRDHNDGVVKGEVVVAVWIWATLTAISRILLGRHYVLDVAAGACLGILEALFALRFLRFDELIFGSVASMFCTMLQSLSLSSERKPLLHFPRIILSLSTDAFALLDIYFCKLSHRSVKVMHMLGMGL